One Capricornis sumatraensis isolate serow.1 chromosome 8, serow.2, whole genome shotgun sequence genomic region harbors:
- the SPOP gene encoding speckle-type POZ protein: protein MSRVPSPPPPAEMSSGPVAESWCYTQIKVVKFSYMWTINNFSFCREEMGEVIKSSTFSSGANDKLKWCLRVNPKGLDEESKDYLSLYLLLVSCPKSEVRAKFKFSILNAKGEETKAMESQRAYRFVQGKDWGFKKFIRRDFLLDEANGLLPDDKLTLFCEVSVVQDSVNISGQNTMNMVKVPECRLADELGGLWENSRFTDCCLCVAGQEFQAHKAILAARSPVFSAMFEHEMEESKKNRVEINDVEPEVFKEMMCFIYTGKAPNLDKMADDLLAAADKYALERLKVMCEDALCSNLSVENAAEILILADLHSADQLKTQAVDFINYHASDVLETSGWKSMVVSHPHLVAEAYRSLASAQCPFLGPPRKRLKQS from the exons ATGTCAAGGGTTCCAAGTCCTCCACCTCCGGCAGAAATGTCGAGTGGCCCTGTGGCTGAGAGCTGGTGCTACACACAG ATCAAGGTAGTGAAGTTCTCCTACATGTGGACCATCAATAACTTTAGCTTTTGCCGGGAGGAAATGGGTGAAGTCATTAAAAGTTCAACCTTTTCATCAGGAGCCAATGATAAACTGAAATG GTGTTTGCGGGTAAACCCAAAAGGACTAGATGAAGAAAGCAAAGATTACCTGTCACTTTACCTGTTACTCGTCAGCTGTCCAAAGAGTGAAGTTCGAGCAAAATTCAAATTCTCCATCCTGAATGCCAAGGGAGAAGAAACCAAAGCTATGG aGAGTCAACGGGCATATAGGTTTGTGCAGGGGAAAGACTGGGGATTCAAAAAATTCATCCGTAGAGATTTTCTCTTGGATGAGGCCAATGGGCTTCTTCCTGATGACAAGCTTACCCTCTTCTGTGAG GTGAGTGTGGTGCAAGATTCCGTCAACATTTCTGGCCAGAATACCATGAATATGGTGAAGGTTCCTGAGTGCCGGTTGGCAGACGAGTTAGGAGGACTGTGGGAGAACTCCCGGTTCACAGACTGTTGTTTGTGTGTTGCTGGCCAGGAATTCCAGGCTCACAAAGCTATCTTAGCAG CTCGTTCTCCAGTTTTTAGTGCCATGTTTGAACATGAAATGGAGGAAAGCAAAAAG AATCGGGTTGAAATCAATGATGTGGAGCCTGAAGTTTTTAAGGAAATGATGTGCTTCATTTACACGGGGAAGGCGCCAAACCTCGACAAAATGGCTGATGATTTGCTGGCAGCTGCTGACAAG TACGCCTTGGAGCGTTTAAAGGTCATGTGTGAGGATGCTCTCTGCAGTAATCTCTCCGTGGAGAACGCCGCAGAAATTCTCATCCTGGCTGACCTCCACAGCGCAGATCAGTTGAAAACTCAGGCAGTGGATTTCATCAACTA CCATGCTTCGGATGTCTTGGAGACCTCCGGGTGGAAGTCAATGGTGGTGTCACATCCCCATTTGGTGGCTGAGGCGTACCGCTCTCTGGCTTCAGCACAGTGCCCGTTTCTGGGACCCCCACGCAAACGCCTGAAGCAGTCCTAA
- the NXPH3 gene encoding neurexophilin-3, whose amino-acid sequence MQLTRCCFVFLVQGSLYLVICGQDDGPPGSEDPEHDDSESQARPRMPRKRGHMSPKSRHMANSTLLGLLAPPGEAWGVLGQPPSRPNHSPPPSAKVKKIFGWGDFYSNIKTVALNLLVTGKIVDHGNGTFSVHFRHNATGQGNISISLVPPSKAVEFHQEQQIFIEAKASKIFNCRMEWEKVERGRRVSLCTHDPAKTCSREHAQSSATWSCSQPFKVVCVYIAFYSTDYRLVQKVCPDYNYHSDTPYYPSG is encoded by the coding sequence GTCATCTGCGGCCAGGATGACGGCCCGCCAGGCTCAGAGGACCCTGAGCATGATGACTCTGAGAGCCAGGCCCGGCCCCGGATGCCTCGAAAGCGGGGCCACATGTCCCCTAAGTCCCGCCACATGGCCAACTCTACTCTCCTAGGACTGCTGGCTCCACCTGGGGAGGCATGGGGGGTCCTTGGGCAGCCCCCCAGTCGCCCAAACCACAGCCCCCCGCCGTCAGCCAAAGTGAAGAAAATCTTTGGCTGGGGTGATTTCTACTCCAACATCAAGACGGTAGCCCTGAACCTGCTGGTCACGGGGAAGATCGTGGACCACGGCAACGGGACCTTCAGCGTCCACTTCCGACACAATGCCACAGGCCAGGGCAATATCTCCATCAGCCTCGTGCCCCCGAGTAAAGCTGTAGAGTTCCACCAGGAGCAGCAGATCTTCATTGAAGCCAAGGCTTCCAAAATCTTCAACTGCCGGATGGAGTGGGAGAAGGTGGAACGGGGCCGCCGCGTTTCGCTCTGCACCCACGACCCAGCCAAGACCTGCTCCCGAGAGCACGCTCAGAGCTCAGCCACCTGGAGCTGCTCCCAGCCCTTCAAAGTCGTCTGCGTCTACATCGCCTTCTACAGCACGGACTACAGGCTAGTCCAGAAGGTGTGCCCGGACTACAACTACCACAGCGATACTCCCTACTACCCCTctgggtga